The following proteins come from a genomic window of Achromobacter sp. AONIH1:
- a CDS encoding MFS transporter, which produces MLQPVSANTDLPAEPAAAPAPALRVSTLSPLSFPAFRIIWIANLFANLGTWAQSVAAAWIITTEQSSPLLVAMIQVAAAFPLVALSILTGVLADNYDRRKVMLAGMGLELAGGLFITILAFAGLLHPITLIASVFCIAIGSAVVTPAWQAAVGEQVPRAHVGSAVLLNSVNYNVARAVGPAIGGLLLGALGAPWVFLLNCFCYGGLIWAIWRWKRDLPERRLPPERLLQGAVTALRYTQHSTVTRVVMLRAFAFGLSASALWALLPLLAHEHDGGSAMLYGYMLGALGLGAILGSVLVRRVQARWGASGLISAAAGLLAACLLALGLTGTLWVAFPALLLSGGCWIGVLATYNTTVQMLVPDWVKARSLALYQTAIFGGLAAGSFMWGHFAGTLGVSGALAGAGVMLGLTVLLLYRSRLPEQVDAQSLTRADSAEPALQAAGFDTEHGAVLVAVQYQIPNDKLPALIGAAHPLRLMRLRNGAQQWQLFRDLEREGVWREVFLVESWMQYLRMLDRMTLADKMVLDGVRALHAGDAAPEVSRNVSYLAMNGSQGFSLRRDPESL; this is translated from the coding sequence ATGCTCCAACCCGTTTCGGCCAACACCGACCTGCCCGCCGAGCCCGCCGCCGCGCCGGCGCCCGCGCTGCGCGTCAGCACACTGTCCCCCCTGTCCTTCCCGGCGTTCCGGATCATCTGGATCGCCAACCTGTTCGCCAACCTGGGCACCTGGGCGCAGTCCGTCGCCGCGGCCTGGATCATCACCACCGAACAGAGCAGCCCGCTGCTGGTCGCCATGATCCAGGTGGCCGCCGCCTTTCCGCTGGTGGCCCTGTCCATCCTGACCGGCGTGCTGGCCGACAACTACGACCGCCGCAAGGTCATGCTGGCCGGCATGGGGCTGGAACTGGCCGGGGGCCTGTTCATCACCATCCTGGCCTTCGCCGGCCTGCTGCACCCGATCACGCTGATCGCCTCGGTCTTCTGCATCGCCATCGGCAGCGCCGTCGTGACGCCGGCCTGGCAGGCGGCGGTGGGCGAGCAGGTGCCGCGCGCCCACGTGGGCAGCGCGGTGCTGCTGAACAGCGTCAACTACAACGTCGCGCGCGCGGTCGGTCCGGCCATCGGCGGCCTGCTGCTGGGCGCGCTGGGCGCGCCCTGGGTGTTCCTGCTGAACTGCTTCTGCTATGGCGGCCTGATCTGGGCGATCTGGCGCTGGAAGCGCGACCTGCCCGAGCGCCGCCTGCCGCCCGAGCGCCTGCTGCAGGGCGCGGTCACGGCGCTGCGCTACACCCAGCATTCCACCGTGACGCGCGTGGTCATGCTGCGCGCCTTCGCCTTCGGCCTGTCGGCCAGCGCCCTGTGGGCGCTGCTGCCCCTGCTGGCCCACGAACACGACGGCGGCAGCGCCATGCTGTACGGCTACATGTTGGGCGCGCTGGGCCTGGGCGCCATCCTGGGCAGCGTGCTGGTGCGCCGGGTGCAGGCGCGCTGGGGCGCCAGCGGCCTGATCAGCGCCGCCGCCGGCCTGCTGGCGGCCTGCCTGCTGGCGCTGGGCCTGACCGGCACGCTGTGGGTCGCCTTCCCCGCCCTGCTGCTGTCCGGCGGCTGCTGGATCGGCGTGCTGGCCACCTACAACACCACGGTGCAGATGCTGGTGCCGGACTGGGTCAAGGCGCGCTCGCTGGCGCTGTACCAGACCGCCATCTTCGGCGGGCTGGCGGCCGGCTCGTTCATGTGGGGCCATTTCGCCGGCACGCTGGGCGTGTCGGGCGCGCTGGCCGGCGCCGGCGTCATGCTGGGCCTGACCGTACTGCTGCTGTACCGCTCGCGCCTGCCCGAGCAGGTGGACGCGCAGTCGCTGACGCGCGCCGACAGCGCCGAGCCGGCCCTGCAAGCCGCCGGCTTCGACACCGAGCACGGCGCGGTGCTGGTGGCGGTGCAATACCAGATCCCGAACGACAAGCTGCCCGCGCTGATCGGCGCCGCCCATCCGCTGCGCCTGATGCGGCTGCGCAACGGCGCGCAGCAGTGGCAGCTGTTCCGCGACCTGGAACGCGAAGGGGTGTGGCGCGAGGTCTTCCTGGTCGAGAGCTGGATGCAGTACCTGCGCATGCTGGATCGCATGACGCTGGCCGACAAGATGGTGCTGGACGGCGTGCGCGCGCTGCACGCCGGCGACGCGGCGCCGGAAGTGTCGCGCAACGTCAGCTACCTGGCGATGAACGGGTCGCAGGGATTCTCGCTGCGGCGGGATCCGGAATCGCTGTAG
- a CDS encoding sulfite:cytochrome C oxidoreductase subunit B encodes MNRHLLALAGAAALAMLSPAHALDIQLPAETATLHPGASPGAQSAAQCLMCHSVDYLSTQPPMPLGFWEAEVKKMVAVYGAPIAPDQAQLIIQYLNQAYPPPPAAPAAAK; translated from the coding sequence ATGAACCGTCATCTGCTTGCGCTGGCCGGCGCTGCCGCCCTGGCCATGCTGTCGCCGGCCCATGCGCTGGACATCCAGCTGCCCGCCGAAACCGCCACCCTGCATCCGGGCGCCAGCCCCGGCGCACAGAGCGCGGCCCAGTGCCTCATGTGCCATTCGGTGGACTACCTGTCCACCCAGCCGCCCATGCCGCTGGGCTTCTGGGAGGCCGAGGTCAAGAAGATGGTCGCCGTCTATGGCGCGCCCATCGCGCCGGATCAGGCGCAGCTGATCATCCAGTACCTGAACCAGGCCTACCCCCCGCCCCCGGCGGCGCCCGCCGCCGCGAAGTAG